From the genome of Labedella gwakjiensis:
GCCCCGTGGGTCGCGTCGAGACTGGGGGAGGGGACGACCATCCCCGTCTCGTGTCTCGCCGGCGGCCTCTTCCTCCTCATGATCCCCGCCGCCACGCTCGTGCCGGGCTTCGCCGTGCCGATACTCGTGGCGGCGGAGTTCGGGCTCGCCTTCACGGTGCTCGTCTACAACATCACCCAGGTGACGTTCCGACAGCGCGTCTGCCCGCCGCGCCTGCTCGGCCGCATGAACGCGTCCATCCGATTCCTCGTCTGGGGTGTCATGCCGATCGGTTCTCTGCTGTCTGGTGTCCTCGGAACGGTACTCGGCGTGGTCCCGACGCTGTGGATCGGATCCGTGGGCGCGCTCCTCGCCGCTCTCCCCGTGCTGTTCTCGCCGCTCCTCGGAATGCGGAGACTGCCCGACGCCTGAGCGTCGCCGCGGCGTCAGTCGTCGAGCGTGTGGAGGTCGTCTCCGCCCCCGGACCCGTCGGACGTGTCGCCCGCTCGGCGGCTCGCGACGCGTGCGACGGTGCCGGCGACGACCGCTCCGAGGAGCGGGAACAGGATGAACGCCCACACCTGTGCGATGCGGTCGGGTCCGGCGAAGAGGGCCGTCGCGAGCGCCCTGGCGGGGTTGAACGACGCGTTCGACACCGGGGCCGCGACGATCGTGAGGGCGGCGACGGCGAGTCCGATCGTGAGACCGGCGGCGGCTCGATGTCCACCGTCCACCGCATCGGCCGGGCCGCGCGCGATGTACAGCGCCACGATCACGGCGGTGAAGACGGCCTCCACGAGGGCGACGGCGAGGAGGCCGAATCCGTCGGGGGAGAGCTCGGCGCCATAACCTCCTGCAGCGAAGCCCTCGCGCTGCGCGGTCGCGAGCGTCGCGGACACACCGTCGGCCGTGATCCCCAGGACGAGGGCCGCTCCGAGGGTCGCGCCGATCAGCTGGGCTGCGACGTGAGTCGGCACGTCGCGCCAGGGGAATCGACCGGAGATCGCGAGGCCGACGGTCACTGCCGGGTTGAGGTGGGCGCCGGAGACATGAGCGATCGTGGCGTACACCCCGGCGATTGCGAACCCCGTGGCGAGAGCGATGCCGAGGGATCCGACGACCGTGCCGGCGAGGACCGTCGCCCCCACGATGACGGCGACCACCACGAAGGTGCCGAACGCTTCGGCCGCGACGGAGGGGAGGAAACCGGGCTGCTCGCGTTCGTCGGTCATGCTCCGACAGTAGCGAGGGGGATGCCGGACGGCGTCCGGCACGCGCCGTGTCGGACGAGCACGGACGGTGGCGAACCCCTACAGACGCCCGGTGGCCTTGAGGGCGAGGTAGTGATCGGCGAGGGCCGGTGGGAGATCCCCGGGCGCTCCCGAGACGACGTCGGCGCCGAGACGACGGACAGCCGCAGCGACCCGCGAGGCGTCGAGCGCTGCGCGTTCCGCCGCCGCCGCGCGGTAGACGGATTCACGATCGCCGCGCTCGTTCCGCGCCTCCGCGACCGCCGGATCCGTCACCGAGACCACCGCGACGGTGTGGTTGCGCGTGAGCTGGGGGAGGACGGAGAGCAGGCCGGCCGAGGCGCCCGGCGTCTCGATCGACGTGATGAGGACGACGAAGGCGTGGTGGCTCGTGATCTGCCTGACGTGGGACGGGACGGCGTCCCAGTCCATCTCGATGATCTCCGGGTCGATGTCGGCCATCGCGTCGACGAGCTTCGCGAGGAGGTCTGCGCCCGTCGATCCGGTGATGCGTCCCCTGATCCGTCGATCGACGGCGAGGAAGTCGACGCGGTCGTCCGCGCGAGTCGCGAGCGCGGAGAGCAGGAGGGAGCACTCGAACGCCGTGTCGAGTCGCACCTCGTCCGCGATCCGAGCCGCCGAGGTCCGAGCAGTGTCGACGACGATGACCACGCGGCGATCGCGTTCCGGGCGCCACGTGCGCACCACGAGATCAGAGCGCCTGGCCGTAGCCCTCCAGTCGATCGAACGGACGTCGTCGCCACGCACGTAGTCCCGCAGCGAGTCGAACTCCGTCCCCTGGCCGCGCACCATGACGCTCGTCGCGCCGTCGAGCTCGCGCAGCCGGGCGAGGCGGCTCGGCAGGTGCTTCCGCGCGTTGAACGGCGGGAGGACCCGAAGACGTCCGCGCGAGACGATCGTCGCCTGACGAGCGCCGAGGCGCAACGGGCCGAACGATCGAACCGTGATGTGTTCGGTGCGCCTCTCTCCGCGTCGGAACGGTCGGAGGGTCTGCACGATGCGTCGGCGCTCGCCGGGAGGGACGCTCACCCTCTCTCGGGCGAGGGGAGCGCCGGTCGTCGGCTGCCACCCGTCGCGCACGAGCGCGCGCACCGTCCGCCGACCACGGTTCGTGACGAGGATCTCGCTCGTGGCCTCCTCGCCGAGCCGGACCCGGTCGGGCAGGAAGCGCGAGAGGATGAGGCTTCGAGGAGACCCGGCGAGCACGACGTCGATCGCGAGAAGCGCGAGACTGCCCACGATCCACCACAGGAGGACGGCGAAGGAGCGCGCGGGATCGGCGCCCACCGCGACGACGGGGACGATCCCGACGGCGAGGAGGGCGACGAACCAGCCCGTGACGGCCATCTAGATCGGCACCTGGACCTGTTGGAGGATCGACCGCAGGATGGCGTCCGTCGCGACGCCCTCGAGCTCGGCCTCCGGCCGGAGCTGCAGGCGGTGCCTCCAGACGGGGATGACCATCGCCTGGACGTGGTCCGGTGTGATCGAGGGGTGGCCGCTCAGCCACGCCCAGGCCTTCGCCGAGGCGAGGAGGGCCGTGGTCGCTCGCGGGCTCACGCCCATTCGGACGGACGGGCTCCGCCGGGTGGCCCGCGCGAGGTCGACGATGTACGCGAGAACATCGGCGCCGACGGCGGTGCGGGCGGCGGCGGCCTGGGCGGCGTGCAGTTGCTCGCTCGAGAGCACCGGTGCCACGCCGGCTCCGGTGAGGTCGCGCGGGTTGAAGCCGGCGGCGTGCCGGCGTAGCACCTCGACCTCGGTGTCGCGTTCCGGGAGGTCCAGCACGAGTTTGAGGAGGAAGCGGTCGAGCTGAGCCTCCGGGAGCGTGTAGGTGCCCTCGTACTCGATCGGGTTCTGCGTCGCCGCCACGAGGAACGGATCGGGCAGCGGTCGCGTGACGCCGTCGACGGAGACCTGCCGCTCCTCCATCGCCTCGAGCAGCGATGACTGGGTCTTCGGAGGTGTCCGGTTGATCTCGTCGGCAAGCAGGATGTTCGTGAAGACGGGACCCTCGCGGAACTCGAACTCCCCGCGCTTGCCGTCGTAGACGAGCGAGCCGGTCACGTCGCCCGGCATGAGGTCTGGGGTGAACTGGACGCGCTTCGTGTCGAGCTGGAGCGCGTGGCTCAGGGTGCGCACGAGGAGGGTCTTCGCCACGCCGGGCACACCCTCGAGGAGCACGTGACCCCGCGCGAGGAGGGCGATGATGAGACCCGTCACGGCGGCGTCCTGGCCCACGACGGCCTTCCCGACCTCTGACCGCACGCGGGAGAGCGACTCGCGGAGCGCCGCCGAATCGTCGGGTCGCGGGGGCGCCGCGTGGTGCTCGGGTGCTGAGGGGTACTGGTCGCTCATCGTGTCTGTCTCCCGGTGGGGTCGGTGAGGGTGTGGATCTGGGTCTCGAGCAGGCTGAGGGCGTCGGACAGTGCGACGAGGTCCGCATCGCCGCGGGGGATCGCGTCGACGAGGATCGCGCGGACGTCCCGGAGGTCACGACCGGTGAGCGCCGCTGCGGCCGCCGCGACCACTCCGGCGTCAGCGTGGCGTGAGAGGTCGAGTCGCGAGGCGATGCGGTCGATGGTGCCGATGCGCAGGGCATCGACGGCCCGGAGTCGCGCAGACGATCGCTGGTACAGCCGCGCCCGGCCCTCCATCGTCTCGCCCGCGCGCACCGTGACGGGCAGCGGTTCGACCACGAGGGGACCGAATCGCCGTCCCCTCCAGAATCCGGCCGCGATCGTCGCCGCGAGCAGGAGGACCATCGTCGGTACCACCCAGCCGGGCGTGAGCTCGCCGATGGTCGGCGGTGCGTCCGCTTCGACGTCGGCGAGGCTCGGCAGGTACCAGACGAGCGAGTCGGACGTGCCGAGCAGGCCGAGGGCGAGGGCGGCGTTCCCGCTCTCCGTGATGGTGCCGTTCTCGAAGACCGACGTCGATCCCACGATCGTGATCGGAGTGTCCCCCGGCACGGTCACGACCCCGTAGCGACCGTCGCCGACGGGGAAGCACCCCGCGACGTCCCCGTCGATGCGGTAGGTGTTCTCGACGGTCGCGCGTCCGGCCCGCTCGGCCGTCGGCTCGTCGCACGCGGCGTCGACGGCCTCGCCACCGGCGGCGCCCCCGCTCCGGACGTCGGAGGAGACCGCCCGGAGCGTCGCGAACGTGGGATCGATCAGGACGACCGTCCCGGCCTCGGCCACGAGGGAGGCGAGTCGCGAGGCGTCGAGGTACTCGTTGTCGACGACGACGAGCGTGGATCCGGAGCCGTCCTCGAGCGACGTGAGCGCGTCGGCCGCACTGTCCGCGGTGACCACGTCGACCCCCTCCGATCTCAGGACCTCGACGACGGCCTTGGACCCCTCCGGGGTGGGACTCGTCGGGTCCAGGGGTGGCGCCCCGGCGTCGCTCGACCCCCTGAGCAGGTACACCGCGGCCACGACGAGCAGGCCGAAGCCCGTGAGGACGACCCAGAACACGGAGCGCTTCGCGCGCGTCCGGATGCTGGGGGTCAGGACGTCGCCGTCGACGGAGGGTGGCGCTTCGCGAGTGTCCGTCACGGCGTCTCGACCGCCTCGGTGAGCACGGCTGATCGCCGCGCGACGGCCGCATCCAGCTCGGAGATCGACCGGTAGAGCTCCATCGTGCCGGGCACGCTCGCATACCGCGTCGCGTCGAAGCCATCGGCCGTCCGGCCGAAGTCCGCAGCGAGATCCGGGAAGGCCACGGCGCCCTGAGAGGCGAAATCGTGCGCCGTCGTTCCGGGCAGGACGGCGACGACGGTGCGCTCCTGCAGGCCGCGCGCGAGAGCCCTGAACGCGTCGAGCACGGCAGCGGTGGCGTCTCCCCGTGCGGCGGCGTCGGCAGCGTCCTTCCGCAGCTGCGCCGCTGTTCGGCGCTCGTCGGCGCCGAAGAGGGAATCGGCCGCCCTGCTTCGCCGGTTGAGTCGCGGTACGCCCCACACGATGAACGCCGCGACGATCCCGATCACCAGGAGGACGAGGAGCACGACGGGGATCAGGCCGCCGAGACCGTCTCCCGAGGGGAGGGTGAGGGACTGGAACCATTCAGAGATGGCCTGTCCGATGCGATCGAGCAGCGTGGGCTGTGCGGCGGTGTACTCCGGCCCGGACAGCTCGCGCAGCAGCAGTTCGCGCGCGTCCGGCGCCGAGGGGTCGACCGGGATGTCGGCCGGTACGGGGAGACGGTGCACGCGACTAGGAACCGGTGGGGACGGTCGTGTCCGCGGCGCCTCGACGCTCGCGCGGCGTCAACGGGAACGGATCGGGGACGCTCGTGTCGCCGGCTTGCCGCGCCTCGACGAAACGCACGAGCTCGAGGTCGAGACCCTCCGTGCGCATCCGCAGATCGATGTAGACGAGCGAGACGGCGGCGGCCGTGACGACCGATGTCACCGCCGTCACGACGAGTGACACGAGGATGAGGAGGATGTAGGTGACGACGAACGTCGTGAGGGCGGCGCCCTCGACGCTTCCCGTCGGGTCGATGAGCGATCCGCCGATCCCCATGATGAGGCTGATCGGCGTGGTCACGACCTGCGAGGCGACGCTCAGGATGATCGAGATGAGCGCGAGCACGCCGAAGGTGCGCCAGAAGTAGCCGCGGGTGAGCCGCCACGAACGCGCGACGGCGCGCGACACTGGGGCCCTCTCGAGGACGATGATGCTCGGGACGATCGCGAGCTTGGTGCCCAGCCACGCGTAGAGCACGATGAGTCCGAGTGCGCCGATGACGCCGATTCCGATGCCGAGGGCGATGAGGTCGGTGCTCACCGCGATCACGAGCCAGACCACGGCGGCGACGAGCCCGACGGCGATGAGCGCCGCGAGCGAAGCGAGGAGGGTCCAGCCGACGAGGGCCCAGAGCCTGGGTGCGGCCGCACGCCAGACCTGCCCGAGCCGGAGTTTCTCGCCGAGTGTCGCCCGCGCGACCTCCGCGACCACGACGCCCTGGACCATGACGCTGCCGATGAGCGAGATCGCGATCGGGATGAGCGCGGCGAGGATGATGGCGAGGACCGAGCCGGCCGTGATGGCATCCCGGTCGTCCGGCGCCGCCGAGGTGATGCGCGACACGGCGAACCACGTGACCCCGCCGATCACGAGCACCGACACGACGATCGTGATTCCCTGGACGAGCAGGGCGCTGCCGAAGGTGGCCTTCGGGTTGCGCCGCATGGCCTGGAACGGCGCGCCGAGGAGGGTCCCGAAGCCGAGGGGGCGCAGCGGGATGAGCCCGGGCTTCGGCGGCGGAGCCCAGCCCGTCGGAGCTCCCGCGGGAGCTCCGGTCGACCACGCGGGCTGGCCGGGGGGAACGCCGTATCCGGCGGGGGACGCCGGCGGGTACTGGCCGTAAGCGGACGGGTGGACGTATGGGGCCTGCTGGCCGTATGCGGGCTGCTGGCCGTAGCCACCCTGCTGGCCGTATGCGGGCTGCTGGCCGTAGCCGCCCTGCTGGCCGGCCGTGTCGCCCCACGGGGACCCGGCGGGCTGCGGTGCCGCCGGCGCCGCCCACGGCATCGCCGGTGGGCCGGCCTGCGGGGGAGTCGACCTCTCCGAGTCGGCGACCGGCGCGTCCGTCTCGTGGCGATTCCTCGCCGAGGTGGGCGCCGGGTACTCCGGCTCGCGTGCGTCGTCACCCATGTGGCAGACCCTTCCCGACACCGTCCGATTGTCCCTCCATGCTTTCACACGGTGGCGACGCGCACATGGCCGCGACGCGCGTGATGCCGACTCCCGCGGATCGGCTCGACTACTCTGAAGAGAACATCGCGGGTGCGATCGGGCATCGCGGCCCGCGCGAGACACGAGAACGGGGCCCATGAGCGCACGAATCCTGGTCGTCGACGACGACACGGCTCTCGCCGAGATGATCGGTATCGTCCTGCGCACCGAGGGCTTCGACACGGTCTTCTGCGGTGACGGCTCGCTCGCGGTCGAGGTCTTCCAACGGGAGAAGCCCGACCTGGTCCTCCTCGACCTCATGCTCCCGGGCCTCGACGGCATCGAGGTCTGCACGCTGATCCGACAGGAGTCGGGCGTCCCGATCATCATGCTCACGGCGAAGTCGGACACGACCGACATCGTCGGCGGGCTCGAGTCCGGCGCGGACGACTACATCGTCAAGCCGTTCAACCCGAAGGAACTCGTCGCACGCATCCGTACGCGACTGCGCCCGGCCTCCGACGACTCGAGCGATGTCGTCCGCATCGGCGACCTCACCCTCGACGTCGCCGCGCACGAGGTCACCCGTGGATCGGCGCGCATCCCCCTCACTCCGCTGGAGTTCGATCTCCTGGTGACCCTCGCGTCGAAGCCCCAGCAGGTCTTCACGCGCGAGATGCTGCTCGAGCAGGTCTGGGGATACCACTACAAGGCCGACACCCGCCTCGTGAACGTGCACGTCCAGCGGCTCCGCGCCAAGGTCGAGGTCGACCCGGACAACCCGCGCATCGTCATGACCGTGCGGGGCGTCGGCTACCGCGCGGGCAGCACAGACTCCGCCTAGACCCGTGTCCGACGCCGGTTTCGATCCGTCCGCCTTGGCGCGGTCGGTGCGTTCGCTCCCTCGAGCGATCGCGGCATCGTGGCGGCGTTCCCTCCAGTTCAAGACCGTCGTCGTCACGATCGGTCTCACGGGTCTCGCCGTCTTCGTCGCGGGGGCGTACATGTCCGTGAGCATCGGCAACGACCTCTTCCAGTCGCGACTGGATCAGGTGCTCGTCGACTCGGCGAGAGCGCAGCTCGCTGCGCAGCGCACCTTCGACGCCGCCGAGACGGGGGACGCCGTCAATCTCGACAGCGTCATGGGTTCGGCGCGCAACGACATCGCCACCGTCTCGTCGTCCCGGATGATCACGGTCTACCGAGTGCCCGGCCAGGACTTCGATCCGGCCGCACCGCAGGACTTCGAGAGTCCCGGTCTCGACGCCGCCGTCATCTCGCCCGAGCTGCGGGAAGCGGTCTCCGAGAATGCCGAAGGTCAGTGGTGGCAGTCCGTCGGCTTCTCCGGTTCGGCCACGGGGTCTCCGGGAATCGTCGTGGGACAGCGCGTGACGGTTCCCGGTGCCGGCGACTACGAGCTCTACATGGGGTACGACCTGAGCGACCAGGAGGAGACGCTGCAGTTCGTGCAGCGCACCCTCTTCGTGGCGGGGCTCGCGCTGCTCGCCCTCGTGGGCGCCGTCGCGTGGGTGGTCGTGCGCATCGTCGTGCGCCCGATCCGCGAGGCGGCGGAGACCAGTGAGAGGCTCGCGGCCGGTGAACTCGAGGTGCGTATCGACCGGACCGGCGACGACGAGATCGCGACGCTCGCCCGATCGTTCAACGAGATGGCCGACACCCTCCAATCGCGTATCCGCGAGCTCGCGGAACTCTCGCTCGTCCAGCAGCGTTTCGTGTCCGACGTCTCCCATGAGCTGCGCACGCCGCTGACGACCATCCGTCTCGCGGGCGACGTGCTGTACGACCAGAGGGACGACTTCGCCCCCGCCACGGCACGGACGGCCGAGCTGCTCCACACGCAGGTCGAGCGCTTCGAACTGCTCCTGGCTGACCTTCTCGAGATCAGCCGGTACGACGCCGGATCGGCCGAGCTCGAGACGGAGCCGACGAGCATCGCGAGGCTCGCCGAGGAGTCCGTCGAGGAGATGCGGGACCTCGCCAGACAGCACGGTTCGGAGCTTCTGCTCGTCGCGCCGGGCGGCTATACCGAGGTCGACGTCGATCCGCGCCGGATCCGCCGCATCGTGAGGAATCTCGTGGGCAACGCGATCGAGCACGGCGAGGGCCGTCCCGTCGTCGTCTCGGTCGACAGCTCCGAGGGGGCCGTGGCGCTCGGAGTCCGCGACTACGGGCTCGGGATGAAGGAGGAGTACACCGAGCGCGTCTTCGACCGGTTCTGGCGGGCGGACCCGTCGCGCCGACGCACCATCGGGGGTACGGGACTCGGACTCTCCATCGCGATGAGCGACACCCGGCTGCACGGGGGGTCCCTCGACGTGTGGTCGCGTCCGGGCCTCGGGAGTCTCTTCCGGCTGACGTTGCCGCGCGTGCCTGGCGGGCCGCTCGGCACGTCCCCCCTGTCGCTGCCCCCCACCGATACCGAGCCTCCGGTGACCGTGCCGGACGACGCCGTCTCCGGACGACAGGATGGATCCTCGTGAAGCGCGTGCTCTCCGCCGTTCTGGCCGTCCTGGTGCTCGTCGTCTGCGCCGGGTGCGTCGGCATCCCGCGGAGCAGCGACGTGCAGGCGGGCAAGCCGATCACGACGGACGACGACCTCGACATCACGTTCATCCCGAGCGGGCCGCAGGCCGGATCGACGCCGGAGCAGGTGCTCAGGGGCTTCATCGCGGCGGCGACGGGCTCGCAGAACAACTACGCGGTCGCGCGCGAGTATCTCGCGCCCGGCATCTCGGAGTCGTGGCAGCCCGACAAGAGCGTTCTCGTCGACACGGCGTCGGAGCGTCGCTTCCAGTCGAACGGCGACACGACCCAGCGGTTGAGCGTCTACCCCGAGGCTCAGGTCGACGAGCGCGGACTGTACGAGCGGAACCCGTCGGACAACCCCGTGCAGCTCGACTACCGCTTCGAAGAGGTCGACGGCGAGTGGCGGATCAGCTCGGCGCCCGACGGGATCGTCCTCGACTCCGACACCTTCATGACCGTCTTCGGGGCGCACGCGCTCATGTTCTTCGACCCCACGTGGACCTACCTCGTGCCCGACATCCGTTGGTTCCCCACCCGCGCATCCACGGCGACGACCGTCGTCAAGGCGCTCCTCGACGGGCCGTCGTCGTGGCTCAGCCAGGGTGTGCGCACGGCGTTCCCGGACGGCACGTCGCTGTCCGCCCAATCGGTCGTCGTGGACGGCGATATCGTACGGATGGACTTCTCGGGTGGTTTCGTCGGCGAGAACGCTCTCGGCCAGTCGCGCATGAAGGCGCAGTTGAGCGCGAGTCTCGCCGGGATCGGCACGCTGGGTCCCGACAGCATCTCGGCCGCCGGGGCCGTCGTGTCGATCGACACGCTCACGGTGCCGTCCCCCCGTGTGGACGCGAGAGCACTCGTTCTCTCCGAGGAGGGGTTCGGATACCTGACGAGCGACGGCGTCGAACGCATCGACGGCGTCTCGGACGACGTCGAGGAGCTGTCGCCGTCCGCGGTGTCCGTCGGCGTCGGTGCGGCCTTCGCTGCAGCGCTCACGGGTGACGGCCTCTACATCGCCACGGGCCAAGGCGAGCCGCTGCGCGTCGACTCACGTGCAGATCTCATCGTTCCGAGCGTCGACCCCTTCGGCTTCACGTGGAGCGTCCCGGCGGACGACCCCGGCGCCGTGATCGCCTTCCAGCGGGACGGCAGCCTGACGGAGGTCACGACGCCGTGGCCGGAGGCGTCGAGCATCGCGTCGCTCCAGGTGTCGCGGGACGGCACTCGCGTCGCCGCCCTCATCACGAGTGGTTCGTCGACGCGTCTCGTCGTCGGCGCCGTGGTGCGCGCCGAACCCGGAGGGGCTCCCACGGCCATCGGCGACCTCCACGAGCTGGACGAGACGAGCAATGAACCGCGTGCCCTCACCTGGGTCGACGACCGCTCCGTGGCGACGCTGACGCAGGCCGATGACGGGACGGGCGAGATCGAGGTGCAGACGATCGGTTCCACCGCCACACCGGCGCCCTCCCTCGACGGCGCGACCATGATCGTCGGGGCGAACACGGCGCAGCAGGTGCGTGCGTTGCTCGACTCCGGCGAGGTCCGCGTCCGCAGCGGATCGGGGTGGCAGACGCGTGCGACCGGGATCCAGGTGCTCGCGACGCAGCTCGCCTCTCTCGGCTGACGCCGGCTCGCTCGCTCGGGCGATCGTCGGGTCCGTCGTCCACAGCTCCGCTGAGCCCCCGATCACCACCGGATCGTTCGCAGGAAGAGTGTTCGCATCCGGCTCACGCGCACACTCGTTCGCATGACGTCACCCGTGACCGCCGCGGCGCGGCTCGCTCGCCTCGCCCGAGAGGCGCTGGTCGCTGCCGGGGCCGTGGTCGTCCCCGTCGCATGTGCGGGCTGCGGGCGGGAGGACACACCCCTGTGCGCCGAGTGCCGCGACCGTTGCGTGGGGAGCGTGCGTCTCGAGCACATCGACGGCCTTCCCGTGCGTTTCGCCCTCGACTACTCCGACGAGGTGGCTCGTGTCGTGGTGGCGTTCAAGAACGATGGTCGGACGGGGTTGGCCCGCGTCCTCGCCGAACCGTTCGGCCGGAGCATCGACGATGCGGTGGGCGCCCTCGCGACGCACGGGACGACCGTCGACGATCGAGTCCTCGTCGTGCCGATCCCGAGCCGTCGGGCCTCGATGCGGCGGAGGGGCTATCGCCCGGTCGCGCTCCTCGCGCGGAGAGCGGGGGTACCGCTCGACGCGCGCCTGCGCTTCGCGCGGCAGCCGCTCGACCAACTCCGGCTGGGGCGCAGGGAACGGGGTGAGAACCTCCGGGCGGCGATGGTCGCCGATCCGCTGCTCGACGGCCGACGGGTCCTCATCGTCGACGACGTCCTCACCAGCGGGGCGACCGTTCGCGAGGCGGCACGCGCGATCGACGCCGTCGGCGGGACGGTGGTGGGAGCGGCCGTGCTCGCGCGG
Proteins encoded in this window:
- a CDS encoding LpqB family beta-propeller domain-containing protein → MKRVLSAVLAVLVLVVCAGCVGIPRSSDVQAGKPITTDDDLDITFIPSGPQAGSTPEQVLRGFIAAATGSQNNYAVAREYLAPGISESWQPDKSVLVDTASERRFQSNGDTTQRLSVYPEAQVDERGLYERNPSDNPVQLDYRFEEVDGEWRISSAPDGIVLDSDTFMTVFGAHALMFFDPTWTYLVPDIRWFPTRASTATTVVKALLDGPSSWLSQGVRTAFPDGTSLSAQSVVVDGDIVRMDFSGGFVGENALGQSRMKAQLSASLAGIGTLGPDSISAAGAVVSIDTLTVPSPRVDARALVLSEEGFGYLTSDGVERIDGVSDDVEELSPSAVSVGVGAAFAAALTGDGLYIATGQGEPLRVDSRADLIVPSVDPFGFTWSVPADDPGAVIAFQRDGSLTEVTTPWPEASSIASLQVSRDGTRVAALITSGSSTRLVVGAVVRAEPGGAPTAIGDLHELDETSNEPRALTWVDDRSVATLTQADDGTGEIEVQTIGSTATPAPSLDGATMIVGANTAQQVRALLDSGEVRVRSGSGWQTRATGIQVLATQLASLG
- a CDS encoding DUF4129 domain-containing protein gives rise to the protein MHRLPVPADIPVDPSAPDARELLLRELSGPEYTAAQPTLLDRIGQAISEWFQSLTLPSGDGLGGLIPVVLLVLLVIGIVAAFIVWGVPRLNRRSRAADSLFGADERRTAAQLRKDAADAAARGDATAAVLDAFRALARGLQERTVVAVLPGTTAHDFASQGAVAFPDLAADFGRTADGFDATRYASVPGTMELYRSISELDAAVARRSAVLTEAVETP
- the mtrA gene encoding MtrAB system response regulator MtrA, whose product is MSARILVVDDDTALAEMIGIVLRTEGFDTVFCGDGSLAVEVFQREKPDLVLLDLMLPGLDGIEVCTLIRQESGVPIIMLTAKSDTTDIVGGLESGADDYIVKPFNPKELVARIRTRLRPASDDSSDVVRIGDLTLDVAAHEVTRGSARIPLTPLEFDLLVTLASKPQQVFTREMLLEQVWGYHYKADTRLVNVHVQRLRAKVEVDPDNPRIVMTVRGVGYRAGSTDSA
- the mtrB gene encoding MtrAB system histidine kinase MtrB; the protein is MSDAGFDPSALARSVRSLPRAIAASWRRSLQFKTVVVTIGLTGLAVFVAGAYMSVSIGNDLFQSRLDQVLVDSARAQLAAQRTFDAAETGDAVNLDSVMGSARNDIATVSSSRMITVYRVPGQDFDPAAPQDFESPGLDAAVISPELREAVSENAEGQWWQSVGFSGSATGSPGIVVGQRVTVPGAGDYELYMGYDLSDQEETLQFVQRTLFVAGLALLALVGAVAWVVVRIVVRPIREAAETSERLAAGELEVRIDRTGDDEIATLARSFNEMADTLQSRIRELAELSLVQQRFVSDVSHELRTPLTTIRLAGDVLYDQRDDFAPATARTAELLHTQVERFELLLADLLEISRYDAGSAELETEPTSIARLAEESVEEMRDLARQHGSELLLVAPGGYTEVDVDPRRIRRIVRNLVGNAIEHGEGRPVVVSVDSSEGAVALGVRDYGLGMKEEYTERVFDRFWRADPSRRRTIGGTGLGLSIAMSDTRLHGGSLDVWSRPGLGSLFRLTLPRVPGGPLGTSPLSLPPTDTEPPVTVPDDAVSGRQDGSS
- a CDS encoding DUF4350 domain-containing protein, giving the protein MTDTREAPPSVDGDVLTPSIRTRAKRSVFWVVLTGFGLLVVAAVYLLRGSSDAGAPPLDPTSPTPEGSKAVVEVLRSEGVDVVTADSAADALTSLEDGSGSTLVVVDNEYLDASRLASLVAEAGTVVLIDPTFATLRAVSSDVRSGGAAGGEAVDAACDEPTAERAGRATVENTYRIDGDVAGCFPVGDGRYGVVTVPGDTPITIVGSTSVFENGTITESGNAALALGLLGTSDSLVWYLPSLADVEADAPPTIGELTPGWVVPTMVLLLAATIAAGFWRGRRFGPLVVEPLPVTVRAGETMEGRARLYQRSSARLRAVDALRIGTIDRIASRLDLSRHADAGVVAAAAAALTGRDLRDVRAILVDAIPRGDADLVALSDALSLLETQIHTLTDPTGRQTR
- a CDS encoding DUF58 domain-containing protein, whose product is MAVTGWFVALLAVGIVPVVAVGADPARSFAVLLWWIVGSLALLAIDVVLAGSPRSLILSRFLPDRVRLGEEATSEILVTNRGRRTVRALVRDGWQPTTGAPLARERVSVPPGERRRIVQTLRPFRRGERRTEHITVRSFGPLRLGARQATIVSRGRLRVLPPFNARKHLPSRLARLRELDGATSVMVRGQGTEFDSLRDYVRGDDVRSIDWRATARRSDLVVRTWRPERDRRVVIVVDTARTSAARIADEVRLDTAFECSLLLSALATRADDRVDFLAVDRRIRGRITGSTGADLLAKLVDAMADIDPEIIEMDWDAVPSHVRQITSHHAFVVLITSIETPGASAGLLSVLPQLTRNHTVAVVSVTDPAVAEARNERGDRESVYRAAAAERAALDASRVAAAVRRLGADVVSGAPGDLPPALADHYLALKATGRL
- a CDS encoding AAA family ATPase, whose amino-acid sequence is MSDQYPSAPEHHAAPPRPDDSAALRESLSRVRSEVGKAVVGQDAAVTGLIIALLARGHVLLEGVPGVAKTLLVRTLSHALQLDTKRVQFTPDLMPGDVTGSLVYDGKRGEFEFREGPVFTNILLADEINRTPPKTQSSLLEAMEERQVSVDGVTRPLPDPFLVAATQNPIEYEGTYTLPEAQLDRFLLKLVLDLPERDTEVEVLRRHAAGFNPRDLTGAGVAPVLSSEQLHAAQAAAARTAVGADVLAYIVDLARATRRSPSVRMGVSPRATTALLASAKAWAWLSGHPSITPDHVQAMVIPVWRHRLQLRPEAELEGVATDAILRSILQQVQVPI
- a CDS encoding glycerophosphoryl diester phosphodiesterase membrane domain-containing protein; amino-acid sequence: MGDDAREPEYPAPTSARNRHETDAPVADSERSTPPQAGPPAMPWAAPAAPQPAGSPWGDTAGQQGGYGQQPAYGQQGGYGQQPAYGQQAPYVHPSAYGQYPPASPAGYGVPPGQPAWSTGAPAGAPTGWAPPPKPGLIPLRPLGFGTLLGAPFQAMRRNPKATFGSALLVQGITIVVSVLVIGGVTWFAVSRITSAAPDDRDAITAGSVLAIILAALIPIAISLIGSVMVQGVVVAEVARATLGEKLRLGQVWRAAAPRLWALVGWTLLASLAALIAVGLVAAVVWLVIAVSTDLIALGIGIGVIGALGLIVLYAWLGTKLAIVPSIIVLERAPVSRAVARSWRLTRGYFWRTFGVLALISIILSVASQVVTTPISLIMGIGGSLIDPTGSVEGAALTTFVVTYILLILVSLVVTAVTSVVTAAAVSLVYIDLRMRTEGLDLELVRFVEARQAGDTSVPDPFPLTPRERRGAADTTVPTGS
- a CDS encoding MIP/aquaporin family protein, translated to MTDEREQPGFLPSVAAEAFGTFVVVAVIVGATVLAGTVVGSLGIALATGFAIAGVYATIAHVSGAHLNPAVTVGLAISGRFPWRDVPTHVAAQLIGATLGAALVLGITADGVSATLATAQREGFAAGGYGAELSPDGFGLLAVALVEAVFTAVIVALYIARGPADAVDGGHRAAAGLTIGLAVAALTIVAAPVSNASFNPARALATALFAGPDRIAQVWAFILFPLLGAVVAGTVARVASRRAGDTSDGSGGGDDLHTLDD